In the genome of Phocoena sinus isolate mPhoSin1 chromosome 15, mPhoSin1.pri, whole genome shotgun sequence, the window GTAGAGATGGGCCTATATGTAAATGCTTTGAGCTTCTCCAGTGGAAAGGGTTTAGACAAAACAAAGTCAAAGTGAAAGATAAAAGAATCAAAGCaactttgaaaaaggaaaaaaaaaaaaaaagcactgtaaaattaaaaacacctGAAGCATTTCCTAAGCTGAAAAGGCACTTCAATCACTGGTTGAAAATAAGCAGAATCtcatgaaatttaatttaaataaattaaaatttatctttttgcaATATCCTCATGAACTATCCATTAAACACCTATTTGCATATGATATTATGGATTCAACAATATCCTGGTAAAATTAGATACCTCCCATATTCTTTACATGGCTGCAGACAACATGGGGGAAGGGAAACAACACTGATACAGACACATAAGTGTGCTTGTCCAAGAAAAGGCTTGGGGGGTAAAACGAGGTAATTAATTATATAAGATAATCATAACcacattttgtaaataaagtgagTTTCAGGGAGAATATTTTCTTGGGGACAGGAAAAGGCAAAGGGAATCACAGATCTTTACCCATTTTGAGTAGGCAGAAGGGTTGAGGAGGGCACCCCCGTTTCATTTAAACTAggtttgttttaaactttttattgacatataatatatGTACAGAAAACTGCATATAGATCATAAGTATACAGCTTACTGAATTTTTCCCTCCTTAAGCACAGCTGTGTAATCAGCACCCAGATCAAAAACAGAACATTGCCAGTATCCCAGAAGCTCCCCTTGTGTGGATTTGATTTATATTGGATATAAGATAGCATTCATTTTCAAATCATGTTTATGACATTGCTAGGGGAAAcagctgtgtgtgtatgtgcatatgtgtgtgtgtgtgtgtgtgtgtgtgtgtgtgtgcgcaacTGGGGCAATTCTTGTCCCTGGGACAGACATCCGCAACTATCTCCACTCTGCTCAGCTCTGACTTTGCCCCTCCCTCCAAGTAacatgctgggggtggggtgatttTGTGAGTTTGGGGACACACAGCTTCCAAAAATCAACTCacttcccattctttttttctttcaaagctgTCAGTTCTATGCCAGTGGACATCAGGAACCACAGTGAAGAAACGGTAAGTTGAAATGGAAGTCTGGAATCTAGACTTATATCTAGACTCTGGATTCTCCCACCCCTTATCTCatcaaactaaacaaaataaaaaacaaaaatagacaaacaacaatgAGGAAATGGGAGCAAGTGATATCCCTCCTGCCCTGGGCTTTTACCTCCTTCTGGATGTTTTAGTGCCCCTGAGGATAGCTGTCATCACACTGTTTTCCTTTGAATCTGTTCAGAAATGGgtgtttatttctcttctctggatAGTCTTGACCCAATGCCTTCTTGCATTGCTCTGTGGGGTGGCCTGGGAGGTTTCATTACAGTCCTATATGTAAGTCTACATTCCTGACCCAAGGGGTCTGCATCGGTACGGGTCACATAGCCAAGCCTCTTTTGACAGCAGCTCTGGCTTAAGTAGTCAGGCATCCCAGTGATACCAGCTTTCCCAGCCTGCTTTCTGGTTTCCCCCTAGGTGACTCGCTGCATCATCGAGGTCCTCTCAAATGCCTTGTCGAAGTCCAACACTCCACCCATCACCCCTGAGTGCCGACAAGTCCTGAAGAAGAGTAAGTATCCTCCACTTCAGGAGATCTTTGTCCCTTGAGTAGTTCTTTCTCTTGCTCCCTCCGTTTCGCCTTCCACTTTACTTCCATATGAACCAGGGGCATGATGCAGTGGGAAGACTACAGGCTAGATCAGTATCTGGGAGATGACATATGGCTTCCAaaccctgctctgccacttaatagccGTGTTACCATGGGGAAGACCCCTTGCCTCTCTGGGCTTATTTCCTCAAAGTAAAATGAGGGAGTTGAACTGAATGATAGTCTGTGAGCTGTCTATATAGTTCTTAAATTCCTTGGTTTGAGagtttggaattttaaaacagaCTTTCATTTGGGTGGAGTGAGGTATGGGGAGTGCTCATTTGTGATTAGACAGGGAGGCAAAGTGTTCTGGAAGCAATGGAAGATGAAAGGATAGAAGGAGACAAAAATTATTCTTCTCTTTACCTTCTACTCTTCTGACAATGAGGAGCTAGAAGCTTGGAAAGGTGACTGGGAAACTTCTGGCCTGTTTACATGACAGATTGGTTAAACCATTTTAATACATAGCCTGTTAGAATGAGAGGACTACCAAGTGGTATCAGGAGTTCCAGGCCTGAGAACTGGAAGGGGTGGGGGTAGACTTAGAGCATCCAAGGAGTCAGAGCAATGCCCTTCTGGGTCTAGACTGGAATGTTCCTCTATACAAAACAGCTtatgttgaaaacaaaatttaaacagTGATACGAGCAGTATCCATTGGAAGTTGACATAAAGAGGTAAATTTTACAAAACTATgcatctctgggacttccctggtggtccagtggttaagactctgtgctctcagtgcagggggcatgggttcaatccctggttggggaactaagatcccgcatgctgcacagcatggccaaaacaaaaacaaaaactatgcaTCTCTTTTAGCATGAAGTCAAATTGATTCAAACAAATCCGAAAAGCTCTGTTCTCTTCAACacctttctctgcttttaaattttgagtCAGGCTGAGAACAgtggattttctttcttcttttcacctTCAAAATCTCCTATTGCAAGATAATATTCTCTTCCTGTTGCTGCACATGAGGCCCATGCATAAAATTATAACAAGTATGAGTGACTAGCCAAAAGAGTAACCTGGGGGGACTCAATCCACTATTGGGGGCTTCAGGATAACCATAGTAGGTGTGGGGACCTGAGACTGTAGGAGACCCATGCACAGTGGAAGGAAGCTTCTCTACCACTCCCAGCCTACATGCCTCTTTCATGAGCTTGTCAGAATGAGTTTATTAGCCATTGCAGGGAATGAGTGAGAGCAGGGTGGGTCTCCAGGCAGGGACTAAATGCTGCTCCTTTGGGCAAACCCATCTCGTTATCTCCCTTCCCATTTCTTTGTTTACCAGACGGATGCAGAAGTTTTGGGTCTGTCATACTAGGTCATCAAAGAACCAAGATTGCTTAGGAAGAGTTGTTGATTGTAGGGCTTTGCTAACTGCCAAGATCAGATTCTTAGCTCTCAGGTAGGATTCTAGCCTCTGCTCATCACTGATTGTGCCCTGGGGTCTTTTGAGTCTCTTGAGAAAGCCCCAGGAAAACTGGTAAAAATCAAATGACCCATGTCTATCAGTACCTTGGAGACATCATACCCAGAGAGCCATTAAATACTGAGATCAGGGAGATTTGAGCTCCTCCGGGGTTGCAGACTCAAACACCAGCCAGGGCCAGGAAAATACgtaagagaaaggaataaaacagGACAGGaagtgactcacaaactggaggatACAGGCCTCTTCTAAGGAGGAGTAGATTTTTCTCAGCTTGAAACCTATTGTGAGAGAAATATAGATTCTGTTACCAGATCTTGggatttttcaaaagaatttaaaatttggaTATCTAAGCAATATCTCCTAGTATTTAAGTATTGCCTCTGAATTcaaatttactaaaaatgttATTTAGGCCAAATAGAATTCACCTTTGGGCTACCAGTTCATAACttctgtcgactgaaaaaaaaaaaaagaagcacaacctaaaatttgagatttatattttattccatggACATACtaaggacttaagcccaggagacAACCTCTCAGATACAGTCTGAGGGACTGTtttgaagaggtaagggaggaggcAGGATATATAGGCGTTCTTGCAATAAAAACCAgatagtcagaacatcaaaatattacagttaatgaaagaaaaccagacatcttaAGTTAacgaatttagcacttttctatgtatgggaagatgcaagagtctgggcttactgAAGTCATTCCTTTCATATGCACCTTAATTATCTTGTtttttccatcctgaatcccctctgGGTACACAGTGAGGTGTGGCTGCAGTGCCTAGATGGCCAGGACaccctttgtttactgatttggcaggcgacattctttgtccacactTCTGTTCTattctggttttctctctcctgctgaAATGTCTTATGCTGATCACAGGACTGGTGGAGCTTTCTGCCAACAAGTTGGATGAATTCCTTCATgtagcctccctcccatccccagcccaTCTCTGTCTCCACTCCCACTCTCTCCAGCACATCTCAGTTAGCACACGCTTACTGAGCAAACAAACATTTGGGGAGCAGGGAAGAAtcattttttcatggcttgaagaGATCTTAGGAATTCATAGTCCAATTTCTTAACAGGTATAACAATTTCTTTGATCTGGTCATCTCTGCAACATGATAGTTAGGGATGGAAggtgcattttctcctttttacttgAAGTAAGAGTGAGCTTCACACCTTGGTTTTACAGATTGACAAGACTGTATGCTGCTAATCACAGCCTTCCTCAGATCTCACCTGAGGGGACTTAAAGCTAAATTTAGGAGGAAGTGCTAAGCCTCAGGCAAGCTGCTACAAGCAGCACACATTTaacctggaaaaaataaaaatgcttctcTTCTTGACCAGCAGGCAGTAGGAAAAGGGCCACACAGCCTCTGCCTCGGGAAGCTGAGATTCTGTCCAGATGACATCAGTATCTGCTCAAAGCCTCCCTGCTTACCTGTGCATACCTGGTCAGCCCTGCCTCAGTGCTACACACACCACCACTGGCTCTTAAAAGGCAAAGGCACTGGTGAGGGGCCAGCCCTCAGGTGTCTGGGTGTGGAAGGTCAGGGACCTTTCAGTTGCctcataaaacatgaaaatattatcATGCCAGGCTGGGCTTTTAAGCAGAGAGGAATAGACTGTCTGCTATTTCTTGGACATTTTTACAAAACAGAccaattttttctattttgcaaaTATCAGTTCAAAATGACTCATCAAGAGCCATTCAATAGAAACATCATGTGAACcacaaatataatttcaaatttttcagtagccacattaaaaaagtaaaaagagacaggtgaaattaattttaataatacatttaattttgtccaatttattttattcaatatataaTTTGTACATAcaatatgtttataatatatattatcttgtacatccaaaatattatcattccaacatataatcaatatgaAAATTTGAGGTATTTTACATTCTTGTTTTTCATCTGAAGTCTGAAATCTGGTGGTTTCTTACATTTACAACATGTCTCAGTctggaccagccacatttcaagtcctCAGTAGCCACAAAGGTTTGGTGGCCCCCACCATGGATGGCGCAGACGTCAGCCTAGAGCTGTGAGCAGCCTTGGCTTCAGGTGTTCTATATGAACTCAGTGACATCAGTTGAAATCCAAGCCCTCCCAGCTAACAACTCAGACAGTGTTAACTGCATATCTTCTTTCACAGGATGCCCTTGAGTTAAGGAGGATTTAGTGAAGATGCTGTCAACATttggaaaagatgagaaaaaacagCATTCAATTAAAATGTCGGTTATACTGTCTACTGTTGATTTGTGCAATACAAAGATAACTCCGTTTACTGAAGTTCATTCTCAACCTTTGAGAACATGTGGGGTGGATGGGACCTGAGTGAGGGAAGGACATGGTCCTTTCCACTGCTGTGCAGTTTTCTCAGGGAAGAAACAAACACCCTGCTTATCACCAATTACTAAGTTTTATTGTCACTTACTGCTAAGTTGCAGCTACACAGTTGATTGGATAATAAAAGTCTGGTAAActaattaaacacatttttaatccTTTGTTGAATCTTATATTTCCCATTTTGGGCATTTAACTTCATTTAGCTGGATTCTAGTGGGAACCATTTACACAATGCTAACTTTTAAACCCCTACTTAGAGCAAACATGGAAATAATGGTCCTGAATtacacctctctgagcctcagttctctgtCCACAAAAAGAGGAGGTTGAAATACGCAAACTCTAAGGTATCTTCTGGTTCTAAATTCTAGTATTTTATAAACCTATATTTGGATTTCAATTTGGTCATTGAAAGATGCTTGTTCGGggttatgaaaaaataaatatgcagagaATTTATTATCAGATTTAAACACAGCTAAGGAGTTTTcataccatttctttctttctttttttaaatatttatttggctgtgctggatcttagttgcagcgcgcgggatcttggttgcagcaggcaggttctagttccctgaccagggatcgaaccctggccccctgcactgggagtgtggagtcttaacctctggaccaccagggaagtccccataccatttcttttaaaagtaatctGAGTATATtctttattaacttaaaaaattaccCAAGGACTTTCAGGATCTTTAGGATTTGTAGTGATCACTGAGGCTGTGCTTACTGAACCACAAACAATTCTGAAGTATacttactcttttttattttcattataggtggaaaagagctcaaagatgaagagaaaagtgaaaatgaaaacacaaggtTTGAAGTGAGATTGTTAAGAGACCCAGCTGACGCCTCAGAAGCCCCCAGGACCTCCAGTAGGGAGGACGCAGGGGAGGAGGACGCCCAAGGCCAGACAGTGGCAGACACAGAGGGCGGTGGGCACAGCCGAGAGCGGGCAGGCGAGCCCCAAGGCAGCCAAGTGGCCAAAGAAGCAAAGGCACGCCATTCTGAGAAGAGCAAGGGACACgacagggaggaagaagaggtggAGAAATATCAGAAAAGGGAGCGTGTGGAAGATGGCAGTGAGGAGAGACACCCTGGGGGGCCAGGAGAGGCACAAACTGCTCTTCCCAGTCACAGAAACCAGACTCCAGCTAAGAAAGAGGAGTTAGTGTCCAGATACGATACGCAGTCTGCGGGGGGCCTGGAGAAGTCTCACAGCCGGGAGAGGAGCAGCCAGGAGAGTGGAGAGGAGACCGGAAGCCAGGAGAATGGGCCCCGAGTGCCGCAAAGCCACCCCGAGCGCCAGGAAAGACCTGAGGAGAGCGACGAGGATGTCAGCCCCGAGGCGGACAAGCGACGCTCGAGGCCAAGACACCACCACGGGAGGAGCAGGCCCGACAGGTCCTCTCAGGAAGGGAGTCCTTCCGCTGAGGGAAGGGGGTACTCCCGGGAGGAGCCACACGTGGGCACAGGCGGCTCAGGGGAAAAGAGAGCCCGCCATCCAACCCTCTCCAGGGCTTCGGAGGAAGAAGCCGAATACGGGGAGGAAGTGAGGAGTCACGTGGCTGCCCGGGCTCCCGGGGACCTGGAGGGGGCACGATATGGGGGCAAAGGAAGTGAAGAGCACCGGGCTCCCAGGCCTCGCAGTGAGGAGAGCCCAGAGCAGGAGGACAGGAGAAAAGGCCTCAGCCTAGAGCTGAATAGCATGGCGCACGGCTATGACGAGGAGAGCGAGGAAGAGAGAGGCCAGGAGGGGGGACCCCACCACAGAGCCCGGGGAGGGGAGCCGGGAGCCTACTCCACTCTAcaccaaacagaaaagaaacgGTTCTTGGGTGAAGCGCACCACCGTGTTCAGGAAGGCCAGACAGACAAGGCGAGGCGGCATCCACCAGGCGAGGTGCGAAATTACCTCGACTATGATGAGGAAAGGGGTGAGGAAGGGGCCCGAGGGAAGTGGCCACAGCTGGGGGACCCGCAAGACTCTGAAGAGAACAGGGAAGAAGCTAGGCTTCGAGGTAAACAGTATGCTCCCCCTCACATCACCGAAAAGGAGAGATTAGCAGAGCTTGTCAGTCCATACTACGACCCTCCCCAGTGGAAGAGCAGCCGGTTTGAGAGAAAAGACCACCTGGATGACAATTCTCTTGAGGGTGAAGAGGAGAATGGGCTGACCTTGAATGAGAAGAATTTCTTCCCAGAATACAACTATGATTGGTGGGAGAAAAAGCCCTTTGAGGAGGATGTAAACTGGGGGTATGAGAAGAGAAACCTGGGCCCCAAACTGGATCTGAAAAGGCAGTATGACAGAGTGGCCGAACTGGACCGGCTCCTTCACTACAGGAAGAAGTCAGCTGAGTTCCCGGACTTCTATGGCTCGGAGGAGCAGATGCGCCGTCGCCACGCAGCAGAAAATGAAGAGGAGAGAGCTGGCCAAGGAGTTCTGACGGAGGAAGAGGTATGCTGTGGGGCTTTTGCTTAAAACTAACTTCAGGTGGTTAATTTTAATATGTTATATACAAGACTATCTGATATTAGGGGGAGATATGGATGGGGATTAATCACCATAGGACTGTACGCCTAATAACGGAGCGGAGACAACCTCTGGGTTTGATTTCCACCTGGCATCTAGCCATTGTCCACAGCCCTGTCCAATTCCTCCCACTGCAGTGCTGCAGTGCCTCTCAACCTCGGCTGCACGTTGTAATCACCTGAAGAGCTTGAAAAATTACTGACATCTGGGACCCACACCCAGAGATTGTTTGGTACTGGATGCTGCCTGGGCATCAGGATGTTTTAAAGCTCCCAGGTGGTTTCAATGTTTAGCGaaggttgaaaaccactggtctagtgTCTTCTCCTTGGTCATTTGACTTTTCATCACTATTTCCCAGGGTATGAAAGAACAGGTGATACAGAAGTTAGTTGCTTAGTTTCTATCTCTGTCATCTCTTGGCCTATAACAGTCAGACATCTACGTGTAGGGGAAGTAACATTACCAGAGCTTTACCTTCCTTAacaatgtttttttccctcaatattgATTATGTAGGTTGGTGCTTCTCAGGCTTGAATGTGCCTCAGAATCATGTGGGATTTCTAGCcttagagtttctgattcagtaggtagGCCCCAGGTGGGGCCCAAGAACCTGTATTTCTGACGAGTTCCctggtgatactgatgctgctggtcaaggaaccacactttgaaaaccactgatgtcGGGTATCTCCTATAGCCTCTAACATATCAAAAATTCCCCTTTCTGTTCAGACTCCCTAAAACTGCAAAGAGCTAAATTGATCTGGGACCTCATGcctctacttttctgtattttctaggaaaaagaacttgaaaactTGGCTGCGATGGATTTGGAACTACAGAAAATAGCTGGGAAATTCAGTGGTAACCGAAGGGGCTGATGGTCGTTGGAGCAAAGGGCAGATTTTAAAAGCAGCCTTCACATGATCTGTTTTCCACCACTTCACTGAAAGACCCCATTTATTTACCCAAAGGCAGAAAGTAGAATTTACTGTTCATCAAATGTTTGACATGATTGGAAATGTCCTTAATTTTTGCCAGAATGTTATTGAAAATATGAATAGCATGACTTGTAGCATATTCTTTATCAAATAATAGATATATTAACACGCTTGTGACAATGACTGTGCTACTGTCCTTGAAAAAATGTCTCAGTTTGAAGTAATAAAAGATTCACCTGAGGCCAAAATTGTCATGTTCTCAGCTTCCTTTGGGCGAATAGGGAGGAGTGTGACTTTCAGATCCATTCTTCAaagtaaattctaaaatatagcaCTAAGATTTGTTGGTTTGTTGGTGTTtggatacagaaatgaaaaaaaaaaaggaaaagagcaaacatctgaaataaaagaatgtggagggggcttccctggtggtgcagtggctaagaatcctcctgccaaggcaggggacgcaggttcgaaccctgacctgggaagatcccacatgccgcagagcaactaagcctgtgtgccacaactactgagctcgcgtgcctagagcccgtgctccacaacaagagaagccaccacaatgagaagcctgtgcaccgcaacgaagagtagcccccactcacggcaactagagaaagcccgcgcatagcaacaaagacccaacgcagccaaaaaaataaataaatgaaaaaaagaatgtggaggATATAAAGAGAAAGAGATCAGGAAAAGACATTGCTCCCCCAGGCTGGAGAAAGATTAAATAGGCTTGAAGAACctgtttcaaaaattattataagCCATTACTTTTAGAATCCGATTATCTGGAGAGCTCTGGGAATAGCTGGCCAAGGGTCATTTTTCAGGGCTGAGGAGAAAGCCTGGATAGTGGGAAGAACTCCAGACTGGGAATCACAACATCTGGAGTAGGCCAGACAGATCCTTGGACCTTCACGGCCTGTCTCATATCTGCTCTATAAGAAGACAGGGCTCTGACTCTAagtaactgtgtgactttgggcaagttactttccctctctgggcttcagattCATCAGTAAAACAAGGATATCTGTTCcattgggttgttgtgaggatgactGAATTTAAGCAAAACACTCGGAGTAGTGCCCAGTGTAAGGCAATGGTGCAGAAAACAGTGGCTGCTACGATTTTTATGGCTGCAGCTTCTCACAGCAAGACCAACGGACAAtagcccttctcccttcttttactTGGCATTTCATTCCTCACAGATGGTGGCTTCTACTTGGTTGATTACTCCTGTTTTGGCAGTTCAGGTAAAGCGTTGTCCTCTGGGCATCACCCATGACTTTTATTCATCTGGAAGGCCTGGTTCTCCTCCTCTTAACTAAGTTAAGACTTGCCTGTGATAATTTAGCCAGATTCTTGTCAGGTTAACTCTTGGTGACATACTTCTCCAGGAGAGTGTCAGTTTATCATATAGAGAGCAAGCCAGTGTGATGAATCAGTGTGATGAATCTGACAGAAAATTGTTCTAAATCTGGGCACACACACTTCTAAAAGGCTGCTTATTGTCTCTCTAGGTATTTTACCAGCCATGGGATCATGACGGGCTGCTCGCAAAGGCGAGTGGGAAGCGCTGGGGGTCATGGCTGCTGGAAGCAGTCCTCGTGGGACAAGGAGTTAGGATACAAATATCGTTCTGGTTTCtgggggctgccataacaaagtaccacaaactgggtagtttaaaacaacagaaatttactctctcacagttctggaggccagaagttcaaaattaaggtgttggcagggctacACTCCctccaaagtcagtagaagaatgtccttcctgcctcttccagcttctggtggccccaggcgttccttggcttgtggcagcatcattccagtctctgcctccatcttctcaTGACCATCTTCTTTCTATGACCCTCTCCTCTTCACACAATGTTCCTTTTATAAAGATACCAGTCATgctggattaagggcccaccctactccagtatgagtAATTACCTCTGCAtcaatcctatttccaaat includes:
- the CHGB gene encoding secretogranin-1 — its product is MQPAVLLGLLGATMMAAVSSMPVDIRNHSEETVTRCIIEVLSNALSKSNTPPITPECRQVLKKSGKELKDEEKSENENTRFEVRLLRDPADASEAPRTSSREDAGEEDAQGQTVADTEGGGHSRERAGEPQGSQVAKEAKARHSEKSKGHDREEEEVEKYQKRERVEDGSEERHPGGPGEAQTALPSHRNQTPAKKEELVSRYDTQSAGGLEKSHSRERSSQESGEETGSQENGPRVPQSHPERQERPEESDEDVSPEADKRRSRPRHHHGRSRPDRSSQEGSPSAEGRGYSREEPHVGTGGSGEKRARHPTLSRASEEEAEYGEEVRSHVAARAPGDLEGARYGGKGSEEHRAPRPRSEESPEQEDRRKGLSLELNSMAHGYDEESEEERGQEGGPHHRARGGEPGAYSTLHQTEKKRFLGEAHHRVQEGQTDKARRHPPGEVRNYLDYDEERGEEGARGKWPQLGDPQDSEENREEARLRGKQYAPPHITEKERLAELVSPYYDPPQWKSSRFERKDHLDDNSLEGEEENGLTLNEKNFFPEYNYDWWEKKPFEEDVNWGYEKRNLGPKLDLKRQYDRVAELDRLLHYRKKSAEFPDFYGSEEQMRRRHAAENEEERAGQGVLTEEEEKELENLAAMDLELQKIAGKFSGNRRG